A genomic region of Hydrogenimonas thermophila contains the following coding sequences:
- a CDS encoding diguanylate cyclase translates to MDFSQPIEIAKDIFWVGYVIPNDPFQCHVYLIKNGKESVLIDPGSMITFPVTMQKITSIMQLDDIKYIILHHQDPDIVGCVSTLETIMSRNDKVFVTHWRTQTLLKHYQWKTPFWLVDENDWKLTLDGGRELEFVFTPYAHFAGAFCTFDKETKTMFSSDIFGGLTDEFALYAKDIGYFESLKLFHIHYMPSKAILNHALLQIENKNPEMIAPQHGSIIKKELIKPIVDKMRKLNCGLYMLDEHESDIYLLNKTDELLKKFFEDLISLSSFDMILRNLFDYIKNDIKSLNKISVYKVDDIQEYEYYVVDSNQVLYRPEKQTNCKKEPLLIKVLEKDGCSIGKLNFYFDEIGEKELKLLNIFLNKIIVPFSLSFEKDINLKKLKDKSIKDPLTNLYNRNYMNDILSNKIQESIQNDFPLSIAMIDIDFFKKINDTYGHVYGDCVLKEVSMLIQNNIRETDIAIRYGGEEILIIMPFTNIQGIYLKMEKIREIIEKHSFCDEHNIKITVSIGVYQYKDEDIERLIDCVDKRLYEAKNSGRNRVVVN, encoded by the coding sequence ATGGATTTTTCACAACCTATTGAGATTGCAAAAGATATATTTTGGGTAGGTTATGTTATACCCAATGACCCTTTTCAGTGCCATGTTTATCTTATAAAGAATGGTAAAGAATCAGTTCTTATAGACCCAGGCAGTATGATTACATTTCCAGTAACAATGCAAAAAATAACTTCTATAATGCAACTAGATGATATTAAATATATTATTTTGCATCATCAAGACCCAGATATTGTAGGGTGTGTTTCGACATTGGAGACTATAATGTCTAGAAATGATAAAGTTTTTGTAACTCATTGGAGAACACAAACACTTTTAAAACACTATCAATGGAAAACTCCGTTTTGGCTAGTTGATGAAAATGACTGGAAATTGACTTTGGATGGAGGTAGAGAGTTAGAGTTTGTATTTACTCCTTATGCACATTTTGCAGGAGCTTTTTGTACTTTTGACAAAGAGACAAAGACAATGTTTTCTAGTGATATCTTTGGCGGATTAACAGACGAATTTGCTTTGTATGCAAAAGATATAGGATATTTTGAAAGTTTGAAACTTTTTCATATACACTATATGCCTTCAAAAGCAATTTTAAATCATGCTCTATTGCAAATTGAAAATAAAAATCCTGAAATGATTGCACCACAACATGGCTCGATTATAAAAAAAGAGTTAATAAAACCTATTGTTGATAAAATGAGAAAATTAAATTGTGGTTTATATATGTTAGATGAACATGAGAGCGATATATATCTACTAAATAAAACAGATGAACTGTTAAAGAAATTTTTTGAAGATCTTATCTCTTTATCTTCTTTTGACATGATTTTAAGAAATTTATTTGACTATATTAAAAATGATATTAAATCTTTAAATAAAATTTCTGTTTATAAAGTTGATGATATTCAAGAGTATGAATACTATGTTGTAGATAGTAACCAAGTTTTATATAGACCTGAAAAGCAAACTAATTGCAAAAAAGAACCATTATTGATTAAAGTTTTGGAAAAAGATGGTTGCTCAATAGGGAAATTAAATTTTTATTTTGATGAAATAGGAGAAAAAGAGTTAAAATTATTAAATATATTTTTAAACAAAATAATAGTTCCTTTTTCATTAAGTTTTGAAAAAGATATTAATTTGAAAAAATTAAAAGATAAAAGCATAAAAGATCCTTTAACAAATCTTTATAATAGAAATTATATGAATGATATATTGAGCAATAAAATTCAAGAATCAATTCAAAATGACTTTCCACTTTCCATTGCTATGATAGATATAGATTTTTTTAAAAAAATAAATGATACTTATGGACATGTTTATGGAGATTGTGTTTTAAAAGAAGTTTCTATGCTAATTCAAAATAATATAAGAGAAACTGATATAGCAATTAGGTATGGAGGAGAAGAGATACTTATAATAATGCCTTTTACCAATATTCAAGGCATATATTTAAAGATGGAAAAAATAAGAGAAATTATAGAAAAACACTCTTTTTGTGATGAGCATAATATTAAAATAACAGTTAGTATAGGTGTTTATCAGTATAAAGATGAAGATATAGAGAGGCTTATTGATTGTGTAGATAAAAGGCTATATGAGGCTAAAAATTCTGGAAGAAATAGAGTTGTAGTTAATTAA